From one Paeniglutamicibacter psychrophenolicus genomic stretch:
- the mmsB gene encoding 3-hydroxyisobutyrate dehydrogenase: protein MSEKTPASAGKIAFLGLGHMGEPMAVNLIKAGFDVAGFDVVPAAVDAATAAGVPCAASAAQAATGAAIVLTMFPSGDILLDSYRGVGEPGLLEVAGPDTLFLDCSTIDVAQAREAAELALAAGHRSADAPVSGGVVGAEAGTLTFMIGAEAPDLEQITPLLEVMGKKLVHCGGHGAGQAAKICNNMLLGISMIGAAEAFVLGEKLGLTHQALFDVISTASGQCWSVTTNCPVPGPVPASPANRDYVPGFAGALMAKDLGLALNALEHAGVAAQLGPLAAQIYRKFADEGGAGRDFSGIITDIRDGSQG from the coding sequence ATGAGCGAGAAGACACCCGCCTCCGCGGGCAAGATTGCATTCCTGGGACTCGGGCACATGGGTGAACCCATGGCGGTGAACCTCATCAAGGCCGGCTTCGACGTCGCGGGCTTCGACGTGGTGCCCGCGGCAGTTGACGCGGCCACAGCCGCCGGGGTGCCCTGCGCCGCCAGCGCCGCGCAGGCCGCCACCGGTGCGGCCATCGTGTTGACGATGTTCCCCTCCGGCGACATCCTGCTCGACTCCTACCGCGGCGTCGGGGAGCCCGGCCTGCTCGAGGTCGCCGGCCCGGACACCTTGTTCCTGGACTGCTCCACCATCGACGTGGCCCAGGCCCGCGAGGCCGCGGAACTTGCGCTGGCCGCAGGGCACCGCTCCGCCGACGCCCCGGTCTCCGGCGGCGTGGTCGGTGCCGAGGCCGGGACGCTGACGTTCATGATCGGTGCCGAGGCCCCCGACCTGGAACAGATCACCCCGCTGCTGGAGGTCATGGGCAAGAAACTGGTGCATTGCGGCGGGCACGGGGCCGGCCAGGCGGCAAAGATCTGCAACAACATGCTTTTGGGCATCTCCATGATCGGCGCGGCCGAGGCCTTCGTGCTCGGCGAAAAGCTCGGGCTGACCCACCAGGCGCTCTTCGACGTGATCTCCACGGCCTCGGGCCAATGCTGGTCGGTCACCACCAACTGCCCGGTCCCCGGCCCGGTGCCAGCCTCGCCGGCCAACCGCGACTATGTCCCGGGGTTCGCCGGGGCGTTGATGGCCAAGGACCTGGGCCTGGCCCTGAATGCGCTCGAGCATGCGGGGGTCGCCGCCCAGCTGGGTCCGCTGGCCGCGCAGATCTACCGCAAGTTCGCCGACGAGGGCGGGGCCGGACGCGACTTCTCCGGCATCATCACCGACATCAGGGACGGCTCGCAAGGCTAG
- a CDS encoding enoyl-CoA hydratase/isomerase family protein, with protein sequence MAEPEVLFEVRGTLGVITLNRPRAVNALTAYMAAGMLETLTAWARDPAVSQVLVRGAGERGLCAGGDIVAIHRDIASGGTQTAGFWATEYRLNSLINAYPKPYIAYMDGLVLGGGVGISAHGSHRLVTTRTRSGMPETTIGFVPDVGGTYLLSRAPGQSGTHAALTGEHLGAAEVLYLGLADNLIDFNRAEELFSALEETPVDDLLPGYILPAPASQLESWRPWLDAAYGHDEVEEIVAALVVLADDGNEEARISVQTLAKKSPTALKLTLASLRRARELATLEEALEQEYRVGLRALESSDFPEGIRAQVIDKDYAPAWNPATLAEVDSELVEASFASLGSRELKLNPRALRDAATTTGGRT encoded by the coding sequence ATGGCCGAACCCGAAGTCCTCTTTGAGGTGCGCGGCACCCTGGGCGTGATCACGTTGAACCGGCCGCGGGCGGTGAACGCCTTGACCGCTTACATGGCGGCGGGCATGCTCGAAACCCTCACCGCCTGGGCGCGGGACCCGGCGGTGAGCCAGGTGCTGGTGCGCGGGGCCGGGGAGCGCGGGCTGTGCGCCGGAGGGGATATCGTGGCGATCCACCGCGACATCGCCTCCGGCGGCACGCAGACCGCAGGCTTCTGGGCCACCGAATACCGGCTCAACTCCCTGATCAACGCCTATCCAAAGCCCTACATCGCCTACATGGACGGGCTGGTGCTGGGCGGCGGCGTGGGAATCTCCGCCCACGGCAGCCACCGGCTGGTCACCACCCGCACCCGCAGCGGCATGCCGGAAACCACCATCGGGTTCGTCCCGGATGTCGGGGGCACCTACCTCCTCTCCCGCGCCCCGGGGCAGAGCGGCACCCACGCCGCACTGACCGGGGAACACCTGGGCGCCGCCGAGGTGCTCTACCTGGGCCTGGCCGACAACCTGATCGACTTCAACCGTGCGGAGGAACTCTTCAGTGCCCTGGAGGAAACCCCGGTCGATGACCTGTTGCCCGGCTACATCCTGCCGGCCCCGGCTTCCCAGCTGGAATCCTGGCGCCCCTGGCTCGATGCCGCATACGGGCACGACGAGGTCGAAGAAATCGTCGCCGCACTGGTGGTCCTGGCCGACGACGGCAACGAGGAGGCCCGGATTTCGGTGCAAACGCTGGCGAAGAAGTCGCCGACGGCGCTGAAACTGACCCTGGCCTCGCTGCGCCGGGCCAGGGAGCTGGCAACCCTCGAAGAGGCCCTCGAACAGGAATACCGGGTGGGGCTGCGTGCCCTGGAGTCCAGTGATTTCCCCGAGGGCATCCGCGCCCAGGTCATCGACAAGGACTACGCCCCGGCCTGGAACCCCGCAACCCTGGCCGAGGTGGACAGCGAACTGGTGGAAGCCAGCTTTGCCTCCCTGGGGAGCCGCGAACTCAAACTCAATCCACGCGCCCTTCGCGACGCGGCGACAACGACCGGAGGAAGAACATGA
- a CDS encoding CoA-acylating methylmalonate-semialdehyde dehydrogenase produces MTRELTHYVGGTRVAGTSGRFSDVYNPSTGAVQSKLPLASADEVRAAIAVAEAAQVEWGQVNPQRRARILNKFVELVYANMDELAALLTSEHGKTFPDSKGDIQRGLEVIEFCAAAPSLLKGEFSDSAGTGIDVHSMRQPLGVIAGITPFNFPAMIPLWKAGPALASGNSYILKPSERDPSVPLRLAELFTEAGLPDGVFNVVNGDKEAVDTLLEDPRVKAIGFTGSTPIAQSIYASAAAHGKRAQCFGGAKNHLVIMPDADLEMVADALMGAGYGSAGERCMAISVAIPVGEATADALVSKLKERIGKLKVGDGMDEGADFGPVVAQSAKERIENYIQVGVDEGASLLIDGRGLNVAGHEDGFWVGPTLFDNVTEDMRIYQEEIFGPVLCVVRAKDYEEALRLPSEHQYGNGVSIFTRDGDTARNFSSRVQVGMVGVNVPIPVPIAYYTFGGWKASGFGDLSEHGADGFRFCTKTKTVTTRWPSGIREGASFVMPEGS; encoded by the coding sequence ATGACTCGTGAACTGACCCACTACGTGGGCGGCACCCGCGTCGCCGGAACCTCCGGGCGTTTCTCCGATGTGTACAACCCCTCCACGGGGGCCGTGCAGTCGAAGCTTCCGCTGGCCTCGGCCGACGAGGTCCGCGCCGCCATCGCCGTGGCAGAGGCGGCCCAGGTCGAATGGGGGCAGGTGAACCCGCAGCGCCGGGCCCGCATCCTGAACAAGTTCGTCGAGCTCGTCTACGCAAACATGGACGAGCTGGCAGCGCTGCTGACCAGCGAGCACGGCAAGACCTTCCCCGACTCCAAGGGGGACATCCAGCGCGGGCTCGAGGTCATCGAGTTCTGCGCCGCGGCCCCGTCCCTGCTCAAGGGCGAATTCTCCGACAGTGCCGGGACCGGCATCGACGTGCACTCGATGCGCCAGCCACTGGGAGTGATCGCCGGAATCACCCCGTTCAACTTCCCTGCCATGATCCCGCTGTGGAAGGCCGGCCCGGCCCTGGCCTCCGGCAACTCCTATATCCTCAAGCCCTCCGAGCGCGACCCCTCCGTGCCGCTGCGCCTGGCCGAACTCTTCACCGAGGCCGGCCTGCCCGACGGGGTGTTCAACGTCGTCAACGGCGACAAGGAAGCAGTGGACACGCTGCTCGAGGACCCGCGCGTGAAGGCCATCGGCTTCACCGGCTCCACGCCGATCGCCCAAAGCATCTATGCCTCCGCCGCCGCGCACGGCAAGCGCGCCCAGTGCTTCGGCGGGGCCAAGAACCACCTGGTGATCATGCCCGACGCCGACCTGGAAATGGTCGCCGATGCCCTCATGGGAGCAGGCTACGGGTCCGCCGGCGAACGCTGCATGGCCATCTCCGTGGCCATCCCTGTCGGCGAGGCCACGGCAGATGCCCTGGTCTCCAAGCTGAAGGAACGCATCGGAAAGCTGAAGGTCGGCGACGGCATGGACGAGGGCGCCGACTTCGGCCCGGTCGTGGCCCAAAGCGCCAAGGAACGCATCGAAAACTACATCCAGGTCGGCGTGGACGAGGGCGCCTCGCTGCTGATCGACGGCCGCGGGCTGAACGTGGCCGGGCACGAGGACGGCTTCTGGGTCGGCCCCACGCTCTTTGACAACGTCACCGAGGACATGCGGATCTACCAGGAGGAGATCTTCGGGCCGGTGCTCTGCGTGGTGCGCGCCAAGGACTACGAGGAGGCGCTGCGGCTGCCCAGCGAGCACCAGTACGGCAACGGGGTGTCCATCTTCACCCGGGACGGGGACACCGCGCGGAACTTCTCCTCGCGCGTGCAGGTCGGCATGGTCGGGGTCAACGTGCCGATCCCCGTGCCGATCGCCTACTACACCTTCGGCGGCTGGAAGGCCTCCGGGTTCGGTGACCTCAGCGAGCACGGGGCCGACGGCTTCCGCTTCTGCACCAAGACCAAGACCGTCACCACCCGCTGGCCCTCGGGCATCCGCGAGGGTGCCAGCTTCGTGATGCCGGAGGGCAGCTAG
- a CDS encoding exodeoxyribonuclease III produces MKIATWNVNSLRARADRVEDWLRRSDVDVLAIQETKCKDENFPWELFENNDYEVAHFGFSQWNGVAIASRVGLDEVERTFADQPAFGKGGVDPVQEARAIGATCGGVRVWSLYVPNGRALEDEHMPYKLSWLDTLNKQAAGWLEQNPEAQVALMGDFNIAPRDEDVWDIDFFHENNLTHVSAPERAAFEAFEQTGFVDVVRPRTDTPKTYTYWDYTQLRFPKNEGMRIDFTLASPALAARVVGAQIDREERKGKGASDHVPVIVELD; encoded by the coding sequence GTGAAGATTGCTACTTGGAATGTGAACTCCCTCCGTGCCCGTGCCGACCGCGTCGAGGACTGGCTGCGCCGCAGTGACGTCGATGTCTTGGCTATCCAGGAAACCAAGTGCAAGGACGAGAATTTCCCCTGGGAACTGTTCGAGAACAACGACTACGAGGTTGCCCACTTCGGCTTCAGCCAGTGGAACGGCGTGGCCATCGCCTCCCGCGTGGGCCTTGACGAAGTCGAGCGGACCTTTGCGGACCAGCCGGCCTTCGGCAAGGGCGGGGTCGATCCGGTGCAGGAGGCCCGCGCGATCGGCGCGACCTGCGGCGGGGTGCGCGTCTGGAGCCTGTATGTGCCCAACGGCCGCGCCCTGGAAGACGAGCACATGCCCTACAAGCTCTCCTGGCTCGACACGCTGAACAAGCAGGCGGCGGGCTGGCTCGAGCAGAACCCCGAGGCACAGGTCGCCTTGATGGGAGATTTCAACATCGCCCCGCGCGACGAGGATGTCTGGGACATCGACTTCTTCCACGAGAACAACCTCACCCACGTCTCGGCCCCGGAGCGAGCCGCCTTCGAGGCCTTCGAGCAGACCGGATTCGTCGACGTGGTCCGCCCGCGCACCGACACCCCCAAGACCTACACCTACTGGGACTACACGCAGCTGCGGTTCCCGAAGAACGAGGGCATGCGCATCGACTTCACCCTGGCCTCCCCCGCGCTGGCCGCACGCGTCGTCGGCGCGCAGATCGACCGCGAGGAACGCAAGGGCAAGGGCGCCTCGGACCACGTCCCGGTGATCGTGGAGCTGGACTAG
- a CDS encoding GNAT family N-acetyltransferase, with translation MEIIEGPWVAAEHALALEQVPADVLAALAGGDLEAARGMTTLPLTGYLVAGECRGVWRRRLAQIAMNPGDAAWVTRLAVDLGSGSIVGRAGFHGPPNEDGMVEVGYAIDPDRRRRGHARAALEILLEVARAHPGVAVVRATVRPDNLASRRLLDQYGFLEVGVQWDDEDGLETILEVAAGAGA, from the coding sequence ATGGAGATCATCGAAGGACCGTGGGTCGCCGCGGAACACGCTCTTGCCCTCGAACAGGTGCCGGCGGACGTACTGGCCGCCCTGGCCGGCGGGGACCTCGAGGCGGCCCGCGGCATGACGACGCTGCCGCTGACCGGCTACCTCGTCGCCGGGGAATGCCGCGGCGTGTGGCGACGGCGCCTGGCGCAGATTGCCATGAACCCGGGCGATGCCGCATGGGTGACCCGGCTGGCCGTGGACCTGGGCTCGGGGAGCATTGTTGGCCGGGCAGGATTCCACGGGCCCCCGAACGAAGATGGAATGGTCGAGGTCGGCTATGCGATCGATCCGGACCGGCGCCGCCGGGGGCATGCCCGCGCCGCCCTGGAGATCCTGCTGGAGGTCGCGCGGGCGCATCCGGGGGTGGCCGTCGTCCGGGCCACGGTTCGCCCCGACAACCTTGCCTCCCGGCGGCTTTTGGACCAATACGGTTTCCTCGAGGTGGGCGTCCAGTGGGACGACGAGGATGGCCTCGAAACCATTCTGGAGGTCGCTGCCGGCGCCGGGGCGTGA
- a CDS encoding YdcF family protein yields MTLIPVLLLFALYLYLRRRDRRMLRNGVVLVAACYLLLLEVGNLVSRWVPGASYVFLALLALAPLAVLALAAALIHNGVVMNRNEGRRLGNMVSLLLGLLLVALPILAVALVLTLNPLAIGLAALLFFLCSYFGVVFVVFLAYAIAYGRMPFGESPQGIVVLGSRLIDGKVPPLLRSRLDRALQIYRDTSPRPLLIPSGGQGHDEPWPEGRAMGEYLLAAGAAPGDVLVEDKAVNTEENLLLSAELFAESGRSGPLLAVTNNYHVLRAALLARKLRIDAEVVGAPTARYYLPSAFLREYVAVLVEHKWLHVLLCLPFMGFTAVLVTAVIANQR; encoded by the coding sequence GTGACGTTGATCCCGGTCCTTCTGCTCTTTGCCCTGTACCTCTACCTGCGCCGCAGGGACCGCCGGATGCTGCGCAACGGCGTGGTCCTGGTGGCCGCCTGCTATCTGCTGCTGCTCGAGGTGGGAAACCTGGTTTCACGCTGGGTCCCGGGTGCGTCCTACGTCTTCTTGGCCCTGCTGGCCCTGGCCCCGCTGGCAGTGCTGGCGCTGGCCGCCGCGCTGATCCACAACGGCGTGGTGATGAACAGGAACGAGGGCAGGCGCTTGGGCAACATGGTCTCCCTGCTGCTGGGCCTGCTGCTGGTTGCCCTGCCGATCCTGGCCGTGGCGCTGGTGCTCACGCTCAATCCCCTGGCCATCGGGCTGGCGGCGCTGCTCTTCTTCCTGTGCAGCTACTTCGGTGTGGTGTTCGTGGTGTTCCTGGCCTACGCCATCGCCTACGGGCGCATGCCGTTCGGCGAGTCTCCGCAGGGGATCGTGGTGCTCGGTTCGAGGCTGATCGACGGCAAGGTGCCCCCGCTGCTTCGCAGCCGCCTGGACAGGGCCCTGCAGATCTACCGCGACACCTCGCCGAGGCCGCTGCTGATTCCCTCCGGCGGGCAGGGCCACGACGAGCCATGGCCCGAGGGCAGGGCCATGGGCGAGTACCTGCTGGCCGCCGGCGCGGCCCCGGGGGATGTCTTGGTGGAGGACAAGGCCGTGAACACCGAGGAGAACCTGCTGCTCTCGGCCGAGCTGTTTGCCGAGTCGGGGCGCAGCGGACCATTGCTGGCGGTGACCAACAACTACCACGTGCTGCGGGCGGCGCTGCTGGCCCGCAAGCTGCGGATCGATGCCGAGGTGGTGGGAGCCCCCACCGCCAGGTACTACCTGCCCAGCGCCTTCCTGCGCGAATACGTGGCGGTGCTCGTCGAGCACAAATGGCTGCACGTGCTGCTGTGCCTGCCCTTCATGGGATTCACCGCCGTGCTGGTCACGGCGGTCATCGCCAACCAGCGCTGA
- a CDS encoding Asp23/Gls24 family envelope stress response protein has translation MDHELTVRNLPATEASGTTRITDLAVAKVAAAAARAIPGVHSMGLGTSRALGALRGAVGSAQEPAHGVSVQVGTRQVAIDLVITATYGYRLHDLAAAVREAVFNAVQELTDFEVIEVNIEIGDVHIPVSVAGSEKRRDATVEGQA, from the coding sequence GTGGATCATGAATTGACGGTGCGCAACCTGCCCGCGACGGAAGCCAGCGGAACCACAAGAATCACCGACCTTGCCGTCGCAAAGGTCGCCGCCGCGGCGGCACGCGCAATTCCGGGAGTGCATTCCATGGGATTGGGCACCTCGCGTGCGCTCGGTGCCCTGCGCGGCGCCGTGGGATCAGCCCAGGAGCCGGCCCACGGGGTCAGCGTCCAAGTGGGGACCCGGCAAGTCGCCATCGACCTGGTGATCACCGCCACCTACGGGTATCGTCTCCACGACCTGGCCGCCGCGGTGCGCGAAGCGGTATTCAACGCCGTCCAGGAGCTCACCGACTTCGAGGTCATTGAGGTCAATATCGAAATCGGCGACGTCCACATTCCCGTATCCGTTGCGGGATCCGAGAAACGTCGCGATGCGACCGTGGAGGGACAAGCGTGA
- a CDS encoding IS1249 family transposase: protein MPTTARQNGVSYSLGPLNVNGSGNSRHCEVCGSRLKRNGKTTAGTQRWRCIDCGASSVRRRADLARRAELDRFVAWLMGKDSQAEIGPGSGRTFRRSTRWCWNIEPAPAVTGEIHGQVQMDGIYLGRGWCCLIAIADGHVIGWQWCDTEKSAAWLALMEAIPAPRAVVIDGGSGLASALSRAWPETRIQRCLVHVQRNVRTYLTLRPRTDAGRALRRISLALTRLKTTQEAAAWVLVLNQWYTEHGELIKARTYQQGPAGFRPAGVRAGQAWWYTHDRLRKAYRLMERLARNGHLFTYLHPELADIGVDSTTNRIEGGVNTHLRALLRTHRGMPPAHAKRAVEWWLYTHTENPAAPHTLIRPEHLKPLPRQAPREEPVGPELLGTALSESEGLWARKGWAGRPC from the coding sequence ATCCCAACGACGGCGCGGCAGAACGGGGTTTCTTATAGTCTTGGGCCATTAAACGTGAATGGTTCTGGAAATTCGAGGCACTGTGAAGTATGTGGATCTCGTCTGAAACGCAATGGAAAGACAACGGCAGGGACCCAGCGCTGGAGGTGCATTGACTGCGGGGCCAGCAGCGTGCGCAGACGGGCGGACCTGGCCCGCAGGGCCGAGCTGGACCGGTTCGTGGCCTGGCTGATGGGCAAGGATTCCCAGGCCGAGATCGGGCCCGGCAGCGGGCGGACCTTCCGCCGCTCCACCCGGTGGTGCTGGAACATCGAACCCGCCCCGGCGGTGACCGGCGAGATCCACGGGCAGGTCCAGATGGACGGCATCTACCTGGGCCGGGGGTGGTGCTGCCTGATCGCGATCGCCGACGGGCACGTCATCGGCTGGCAGTGGTGCGACACGGAAAAGTCGGCCGCCTGGCTGGCCCTGATGGAAGCGATCCCGGCCCCGCGGGCGGTGGTCATCGACGGCGGCTCGGGGCTGGCCTCGGCCCTGTCGCGGGCCTGGCCCGAGACCCGGATCCAGCGCTGCCTGGTCCATGTCCAGCGCAACGTGCGCACCTACCTGACGCTGCGGCCGCGCACCGACGCCGGGCGGGCGTTGCGCCGTATTTCCCTGGCCCTGACGCGGCTGAAGACCACGCAGGAGGCCGCCGCCTGGGTGCTGGTGCTGAACCAGTGGTACACCGAGCACGGCGAGCTGATCAAGGCGCGCACCTACCAGCAGGGTCCCGCGGGTTTCCGCCCCGCCGGCGTCCGGGCGGGCCAGGCCTGGTGGTACACCCACGACCGGCTGCGCAAGGCCTACCGGCTCATGGAGCGCCTGGCCAGGAACGGGCACCTGTTCACCTATCTGCACCCGGAGCTGGCCGATATCGGCGTCGACTCGACGACCAACCGGATCGAGGGCGGGGTCAACACGCACCTGCGCGCCCTGCTGCGCACCCACCGGGGCATGCCCCCGGCCCACGCCAAGCGCGCCGTCGAATGGTGGCTCTACACCCACACCGAAAACCCGGCCGCGCCCCACACCCTCATCCGTCCCGAGCACCTCAAGCCATTGCCGAGGCAAGCACCCCGTGAGGAACCGGTTGGGCCGGAGTTGCTCGGCACCGCACTGAGCGAGTCCGAGGGGCTGTGGGCCCGGAAGGGATGGGCCGGCAGGCCCTGCTGA
- a CDS encoding metallopeptidase family protein — protein MTDDEFELVAERALDEIPEALLSMMENVAIFIEDAYKPLPNEDPGTKLLGLYEGTALTERDSGWGAGAMPDRITIFKDAILEICSSEKQVIEEVGITIVHEIAHHFGIDDDRLHELGWG, from the coding sequence ATGACGGACGATGAATTTGAGTTGGTGGCCGAGCGCGCCCTGGACGAAATCCCGGAGGCCCTGCTTTCGATGATGGAAAACGTGGCCATCTTCATCGAGGACGCCTACAAGCCGCTGCCGAACGAGGACCCGGGCACCAAACTACTTGGCCTCTACGAGGGCACGGCGCTGACCGAGCGCGACTCGGGGTGGGGCGCCGGGGCCATGCCCGACCGCATCACGATCTTCAAGGATGCAATCCTTGAAATATGCTCCTCGGAAAAGCAGGTGATCGAAGAGGTTGGCATCACGATCGTTCACGAAATCGCCCACCACTTCGGCATCGACGACGATCGGCTGCACGAGCTCGGGTGGGGCTGA
- a CDS encoding C40 family peptidase: MSILKSVVVVTSAALIASGALTAGSAPAPVAASTTPHHAAAPEQLNPGPLATIAKSMAATRPSPAKTTAALEKQLATVRAALQDAEAATLEATENAVAAEEAATQDRTTAASLAGTSLAALGRSQAQVQQLESAKLARTAQGLFDRAELRLNAKHEELVEASASLHKTSVARESARLAKLSESREDAELMAALVDSESNVADPVNDPALDPETLDSAQVAIGALGTASVATAAIQVPTKKLTRTARIKKSIKWAKKVAKNNKYKYRYGATGPRYFDCSGYVGKAFAKGGKKLKRTSSAQYKAAPKKVKLSKLKKGDLVFWSSNRGRSFYHVAMYVGNGKIAHARNPKAGISVTKLNYAGMRNIYKYAGRY, from the coding sequence ATGTCCATCCTCAAGAGCGTGGTCGTCGTGACCAGCGCAGCACTCATTGCCTCGGGCGCCTTGACCGCCGGCAGCGCACCGGCACCCGTTGCCGCCAGCACCACACCGCACCACGCAGCGGCCCCCGAGCAGCTCAATCCGGGCCCGCTGGCCACCATCGCCAAATCCATGGCAGCCACCCGGCCCTCCCCCGCGAAAACCACGGCGGCCCTTGAGAAACAGCTGGCCACCGTCCGCGCGGCTCTCCAAGACGCCGAGGCGGCAACTCTTGAGGCCACGGAGAACGCCGTGGCCGCGGAAGAAGCCGCCACGCAGGACCGGACCACGGCAGCGTCCCTGGCCGGAACCTCCCTGGCGGCCCTGGGCCGGAGCCAGGCCCAGGTCCAGCAGCTGGAGTCCGCAAAGCTCGCCCGCACCGCCCAGGGTCTCTTCGACCGGGCCGAGCTGCGACTCAATGCCAAGCACGAGGAGCTTGTCGAGGCGTCCGCCTCGCTGCACAAGACCTCTGTTGCCCGGGAAAGTGCACGGCTGGCCAAGCTGTCCGAGTCCCGCGAGGACGCCGAGCTCATGGCCGCACTGGTGGACTCCGAATCGAATGTCGCCGATCCCGTGAATGACCCGGCGTTGGATCCCGAGACCCTCGACAGCGCCCAGGTGGCCATCGGCGCGCTTGGCACCGCTTCGGTGGCCACAGCCGCCATCCAGGTTCCCACCAAGAAGCTGACGCGGACGGCCCGGATCAAGAAGTCCATCAAGTGGGCCAAGAAGGTCGCCAAGAACAATAAGTACAAGTACCGTTACGGGGCGACCGGCCCGCGGTACTTCGATTGCTCCGGATACGTGGGCAAGGCATTCGCCAAGGGTGGAAAGAAGCTCAAGCGCACCTCCAGCGCCCAATACAAGGCGGCGCCCAAGAAGGTGAAGCTCTCGAAGCTGAAGAAGGGCGACCTGGTTTTCTGGTCATCCAACCGCGGTCGGTCTTTCTACCACGTGGCAATGTATGTGGGAAACGGCAAGATCGCCCATGCCCGCAACCCCAAGGCCGGCATTTCCGTAACCAAACTGAATTATGCCGGCATGCGCAATATCTACAAGTACGCGGGCCGCTACTGA
- a CDS encoding ISAs1 family transposase, with the protein MPSSLETLIQRHPTLPELDHETLTEIPSGLLKALATVPDPRRGQGCRYRSGWLLAVAACAVMAGHTGYRQMQELARRLANHRNRPVPGPSTFHRFLKQLDPVGLDEALASWAATLHTAAAPLLAEAIAIDGKELRSSKNGNGAKVHLLAATTHDSGLVLGQVDVCAKTNEIPRLPELLELLARHHELAGRIITLDALHTQRNTAKLICQTHGAHYVLTLKGNQPTVHALVRNLPWEQVPVADTTIDTGHGRVVIRKLQIATLTGKFAPDWPGLRQVARLTRERTHQGKTSVETVFILTSLPPHLAGPGHIADLVRGHWSIENKVHHVRDTAYREDHNQVRTGHAPRNVAALTNAALTALRAAGLTEIRPATRALHAQNKLIQAILTVV; encoded by the coding sequence ATGCCATCATCCCTCGAAACCCTCATCCAGCGCCACCCGACACTCCCCGAGCTCGACCACGAAACGCTCACCGAGATCCCTTCGGGACTCCTGAAAGCCCTGGCAACGGTGCCGGACCCCCGCCGCGGCCAGGGATGCCGCTACCGCAGCGGCTGGCTGCTGGCCGTGGCCGCCTGCGCCGTCATGGCCGGACACACCGGCTACCGGCAGATGCAGGAACTCGCACGCCGCCTGGCCAACCACCGCAACCGCCCGGTCCCCGGCCCCTCGACCTTCCACCGCTTCCTCAAGCAGCTGGACCCCGTCGGCCTGGATGAGGCCCTGGCGTCCTGGGCCGCCACGCTGCACACCGCCGCCGCCCCGCTCCTGGCCGAGGCCATCGCCATCGACGGGAAGGAGCTGCGCAGCTCCAAGAACGGCAACGGGGCCAAGGTCCACCTGTTGGCCGCAACCACCCACGACTCCGGCCTGGTGCTGGGCCAGGTCGACGTCTGCGCGAAAACCAACGAGATCCCTCGCCTGCCCGAACTTTTGGAGCTCCTGGCCAGGCACCACGAGCTGGCCGGGAGGATCATCACCCTCGACGCGCTGCACACCCAGCGGAACACCGCAAAGCTGATCTGCCAGACCCACGGCGCCCACTATGTCCTGACCCTGAAAGGCAACCAGCCAACGGTGCACGCGCTGGTCCGCAACCTGCCCTGGGAGCAGGTCCCGGTCGCCGACACCACCATCGACACCGGCCACGGCCGGGTGGTGATCCGCAAACTCCAGATCGCCACGCTGACCGGAAAATTCGCACCGGACTGGCCCGGGCTGCGCCAAGTCGCCCGGCTGACCCGGGAACGCACCCACCAGGGCAAGACAAGCGTGGAAACGGTGTTCATCCTCACCAGCCTCCCGCCGCACCTCGCCGGCCCGGGCCACATCGCCGACCTCGTGCGCGGACACTGGTCCATCGAGAACAAGGTCCACCATGTCCGGGACACCGCGTATCGGGAGGACCACAACCAGGTGCGCACCGGCCACGCACCACGGAACGTCGCCGCCCTGACCAACGCGGCACTCACCGCGCTACGCGCCGCGGGCCTGACCGAGATCCGGCCGGCCACCCGCGCGCTGCATGCCCAGAACAAGCTGATCCAAGCCATCCTCACGGTGGTCTAA